The segment GACAGGGCGGGAGACACCACAAGCCCGCCCCAGTGCCTGCTTGGAACGCACAAACACGTAGGGGACGTTCTTGTCCTCACACAACAGTGGGAGGTGGAGGATGATCTCCAGGGGCTCTGCATCGGCAGCCATCACGATGAACTCGGAAATACCTCTGTTGAGGGTCTTAGTGgctgaggaagaaaagggaagaagcatGAGAAGGACGAAGCCCCTCCAAGCAGTGAGGAGGATGAGCTGGCTGGACCAAGCCCCTTCCAATCACGGGGGCTCCCTGTTTCAAGTGCAGCCTTCCTACTTACTGGGATAAAGGGGCTGCTTGGTCCAGCTGGGTTTCTGAATCCCAGGTCCACAAACttgaatgaggaaaagaaagacactttcattttcactaacctctctCCATGAAGTCTAGCATTTTCTCCAGAtgtttaaaaacactattctgagaaggacTGGCCCATCAGCTTCATCAGGTCCCCAAAAGGGCCCGCGATACAAAAAAGGGGAAGGCCCCAATGaggtcattttatagaaaaaggaaGGGCCAATGACCCAGAGACTTGGCTATGGAAGCCAGAGCTGAATGGGGGGCCAGCAACTGAGGCCCAATCTCTGCCTCCCATCACCAGCAGgctgacttaacctctctgggccttcgTTGCATCATCTATAAAAAATGGGAGGCTTGGACCCGCTCTATGACCCTCTGATATGGGAGAGGTCACACAGAATAGTCAAAGGAAGAGCCAAGCTGGGCTCTGAACCCTGAACTTCAGACCTCTTCCCTCTCTTAAGGACTAAATTAGGAAATGGGTGAGAAATGCCCTACCCAATCACTCACTCCTTCAGGCCTACGAGAAGCACTCCAAGACTTGTCAGCGGAATCAGAAACAACACTGGAGTAATTAGTTCGCCCCTACCATACCCTAAAGTTCCTGAAGGCCTGTCCCCTGATGGGCAGAGCTCTGGGTGTCAACCCACTCCTCAGAAcaggagcttcttgagggcaggggcggCCTtgctttgcatccccagagctcTGCCCAGATGCTCATTCCTTCATCGTGCTTTCCCTCACCTCCAGTCTCAGCCCgatccctcccctgccccacccccaccaagcaGGAAGGCCAGTGGCATATGCCAGCCAGCTCCTCACCTTCATTGGCGCCCTTTCGGAGCTGCTTGTAGTTACAGGATTGCTGTACCAGGTCCAGAAGCTTTTTGGTGAGCTGGGCATCAGCCAACGGGTAAGCTTTTGGGTTTACTTCAGCCTCAGTctaggaaaggggaggagaattgGGGGTCAAGGCTTCATTAGCAGCAATTTACAGTTCAAGGGCCAGGGAAGCATCTAGTGAGGAAGCAAGGTAGGACCTTCTGGGTATACCCTGTGCCCAGGTGATTCCCTCCCCCTGCCCATCAGGGTTCCTGATGGTATAATCAGAGCAGCTGGCATTTCTAGAGGGCTTTTAGGTTGGCAAAGCATTCTCCTCCTGCCATGCCAGCTCTGGTCCCTGGAGGACAGTCTCTCAGCTCCCTTATGgcacctcctccaagaagcccaGCCTGATTGGCCAGGTGCTAAGCACATCTACTGTGTTGACTTTGTGTTTCCAATAGGTAAAGAGCTAGCCCCTTTGGTGCAGGGACCAATTCCCTCTTCCATTCCAGTCCCCAGCCTAGGACAAGGATGCTACTAATCAGTGGGAGAAGTGCTTACTCAGCAATTGGAATCAACAGCATTTCCCAAACGCCACTTGGGAAGGCAGAGAGCTAAGACCTTCTCCAAGACTATTCCCCACCCCCTAGGGGGAGACAGGCCCCAGTGGGGCAGTCTGAAGAACAGCAcaacagaatgaagcaaatcctGAATGCCCAAGGGTCAAAGGGTGCCCTGTCCTGGTGGGGAAAGCCCTAGACTCTGGAAGAGGATGGAGCTCAGTGCCAGCTCTCCATCCAGCTGGAGCAGCCTAAGTCCCAAAGAATCATCATTCATGGGTGACAGCATTGAATGCTTCACCCAGAATACCACCAGCTGTAGGGGCCAAGATCTGGGATCAGAATGCCTTTCCACCTTCTCTCAAGAGTGACTAACTCCTGCTTCCTGGGGCCCAAGGAGGCCCTCAAACCTTAGTCCAGAACCTTCCTTAATAAGGACCCCCAATCGACAAGAAAGCAAAGACAAAACCTTAAACTGCCATCCTTGAGAAGACgtggtttacagatgaggaaactgaggctggggggATGAGGGAAGCCAGGGCTGTGACCCAATTCCTCCTAGATTTGGGAGTCAGAAATGCCCTTGGCaatgatctagtccaacaccttcGTTCTGTCTAGGAAAGTCATCAAGCGTGCTCAGCTTCAGAGCCATGCTGTCCATTCCAGGACCCCTTCTCCAGCCCTTTGGACCAGTTCCACTTTCCCCTCCCAGTCGGCCTCCTCCCTGCTCCCACAGCTTGGCCAGTCAGGGGTCCAGGCAGCTCCAACAGCTCCTCTCCTTCCATCGCTCCGGGATGTGCCCCGTAGGGCACAGGTTCCCTCCCTGCTCGGACATCCTCAGGGGCTCCCTACTGCTCCTGCCCCGGCTGACCCTCGGAGCCCGCCACAACCCTCCGGGTCCTCAGCCTCCTAGGCACCGGCTCCGGACAGGGAGGGTGCCCTGGGCAAACCACGGAGGCTCTCCACGCAAGGACAAGCGTCCGCCCGTGGGCGCTGACCTGCCCAGGGCTCCACGAGCCTCGGCCGCGTTCAGGCTCCTCGCACGATGGATCCGCGGGGGTCCCCGGTCCTGCCACGTGCCTCCCTCGGGCCCAGGGCTGCCCCCCAGGGCCGCCAGGGACGCCGGGCTCTCGGCTGCTCGTGGCGGACCAGCGGGGCCGCACTACTTATTTACTATCACTTCCGGACTCGGACCGTGGTGCCCCACGCCCGGGCCCTCTCCTTTCACCCCGCCGCTGCCTACGGACCTCAAGCCGACACTGCGGGGGGCGGCCGCCTCCGGCCACGCTTCGCCACGTGCTCGGGGTAAACTGAGACCACTGGAAGCCGCCTCCTCCGCCCCGGCCGGCTCTTCCCGCCTCGCTCCCACGTGGACTCGCCGAGGCTCGGCCTCTGCTCCCCAGGGCCGCCACCGCGCCCCGACTCCACGAGGCGTCTCCTCCGGGCGGGCGCGGCGGAGAGCGGAGCACGGAACGCAGAGTCTCCACTCTCACAGCCTCCGCCCCACCCCCACAAGGCCGGGAGCCCGGCAGAGGATACAATGTTTCCACTTCCCCAGCCTCGAGCTCGCAGCCGCCCCGCCTCCGACAGCGGCCGCCGGAAAGGCTTCCACTTCCAGGGCTCCGCCCGGGCCCCGCAGCGCCTCCCGCGCCCCCCAGCCCCTCGGGCCCGGATCACTCACCATCCTGGCGATCCTGCAGTCGGAAGAGCGCTGGGATCGCGGGAGCAGGACGAGTCCTCTCGGCCCGAAAGCTTCACGGAGGATGCCTGGAGTGGAAAAGGCCCCGCTGGGGGCCGGGGGAGGAGGCTGCTGGGAAAGGGGGCGGAGCCACGCCCGGAACCCTTGGGCCCGCCCCTCCCTCCGCCCCTCCCTCCGCCCCTGCCGCCGGACGTCTCCGTGCGCTGCCTGGGGACTCGGCTCCTTAACCTTGGGAGAAATCTCCGGGTCGTGGTACTACGGGTGCGTCTCTCGGCGGTGCGATCGCTCCAGCCTGGAGCCGGCGCTCTGGGCCTCGGGGCGGCACCTGCTTTCCGCAGAGACCCCCGGGCTGCAGGATCAAAGTCGGAAAGGATCGTCGAGGTCCCTAGGCCAGGGGGTCTTAACCGGGGGCCGGGAACACGCACACACACcgcacacacacgcagacacacgcacacacacacacatacgcagacgcacacacgcacacacacaccacacacatcacacacactgcacacatcacacacaccccacacacatcacccccccacacacacacatacgcagacacacacatacgcagacacacacatacgcagacgcacacacacaccacacacatcacacacaccccacacacatcaccccccccccacacacacacaccacacacacacatacgcaggcacacacgcacacacaccccacacacatcacacacatcacacacaccccacacacatcacacaccacacacacatcacacacaccac is part of the Notamacropus eugenii isolate mMacEug1 chromosome 3, mMacEug1.pri_v2, whole genome shotgun sequence genome and harbors:
- the SNU13 gene encoding NHP2-like protein 1 translates to MTEAEVNPKAYPLADAQLTKKLLDLVQQSCNYKQLRKGANEATKTLNRGISEFIVMAADAEPLEIILHLPLLCEDKNVPYVFVRSKQALGRACGVSRPVIACSVTIKEGSQLKPQIQSVQQSIERLLV